In Fimbriiglobus ruber, a genomic segment contains:
- a CDS encoding glycine cleavage system protein H, giving the protein MLNNRVCKVPYRRSRFSTRLPDDRRYTPSHFWLLEMEPATWRVGFTQFATRMLGDLVEYGFEVKPDAPIELGQTIGWIEAFKAITDIYCVGNGTFQLGNPALETDPTLFDKDPYGSGWLYQFRGTIDPSSVDVQVYVGLLDLAIDKILGKTH; this is encoded by the coding sequence ATGCTGAACAACCGGGTTTGTAAAGTCCCCTACCGGCGGTCGCGATTTTCCACGCGGCTGCCCGACGACCGCCGGTACACGCCGTCCCATTTCTGGCTGCTGGAAATGGAACCGGCGACGTGGCGGGTGGGGTTCACCCAGTTCGCCACGCGGATGCTCGGCGACCTGGTCGAGTACGGCTTCGAAGTGAAACCGGACGCCCCGATCGAACTCGGCCAGACGATCGGGTGGATCGAGGCGTTCAAGGCGATCACCGACATCTACTGCGTCGGGAACGGGACGTTTCAGCTGGGAAACCCGGCCCTGGAGACCGACCCAACCCTGTTCGACAAAGACCCTTACGGCAGCGGGTGGCTCTACCAGTTCCGCGGAACCATCGACCCCAGCAGTGTGGACGTCCAGGTATATGTGGGTTTACTCGACCTGGCGATCGATAAGATCCTGGGTAAAACCCACTAG
- a CDS encoding 2-hydroxyacid dehydrogenase codes for MLTPLPRVLADLPVSAAVLSLLEGRVELVPWDQPNGRIDAIYTYGHPAVGPELLDRLPGVKVVSNFGVGVDHIDVAAAAARGIPVGNTPGILDGATADLAFALVLAVGRRIVEGDRYARGPEFLHFDPSYILGREVHGSTLGIIGMGRIGEQVARRARGFDMTVLYHNRRPNPRAEAATGARYVSQDELLAAADYVVLTVPLSPETRGLIGSAELARMKPTAALVNVARGPVVDHAALVTALKARTIRAAALDVTDPEPLPRDHPLLAMSNVIITPHLGSATEETRRRMAELSVENLFLGLEGKPLKCKVGQGND; via the coding sequence GTGCTTACCCCTCTTCCGCGCGTCCTCGCCGACCTGCCGGTGTCCGCGGCCGTCCTGTCACTTTTGGAGGGCCGCGTGGAACTCGTCCCGTGGGACCAGCCGAACGGCCGGATCGACGCCATTTACACCTACGGCCACCCGGCGGTCGGCCCCGAATTGCTCGACCGGCTGCCGGGCGTCAAGGTAGTGAGCAACTTCGGCGTCGGCGTCGATCACATCGACGTGGCGGCTGCGGCCGCGCGGGGGATTCCGGTCGGGAACACGCCGGGGATTCTGGACGGGGCGACGGCCGACCTCGCGTTCGCGCTCGTACTCGCGGTCGGCCGGCGGATCGTCGAGGGCGACCGGTACGCTCGCGGCCCGGAGTTCCTGCACTTCGACCCGTCGTACATTCTCGGCCGCGAGGTCCACGGCAGCACGCTCGGGATCATCGGCATGGGCCGGATCGGCGAGCAGGTCGCCCGCCGGGCGCGCGGGTTCGACATGACCGTCCTCTACCACAACCGCCGCCCGAATCCCCGGGCCGAAGCCGCCACCGGCGCGCGGTACGTGTCCCAGGACGAACTGCTCGCCGCGGCGGATTACGTGGTCCTGACCGTGCCGCTTTCGCCCGAAACCCGCGGGCTGATCGGCAGCGCGGAACTCGCCCGCATGAAGCCGACCGCCGCCCTCGTCAACGTCGCTCGCGGCCCGGTCGTGGACCATGCCGCGCTCGTGACCGCGCTCAAGGCGCGGACGATCCGGGCCGCCGCGCTGGACGTGACCGACCCCGAACCGCTCCCGCGCGACCACCCGCTGCTCGCGATGAGCAACGTTATCATTACGCCGCACCTGGGCAGCGCGACGGAGGAAACCCGTCGCCGGATGGCGGAACTGTCGGTGGAGAACCTGTTTTTGGGGCTAGAGGGGAAGCCGTTGAAGTGTAAAGTTGGTCAAGGAAATGACTAG
- a CDS encoding transglutaminase family protein, whose product MIRYHITHETRYSYSDPVSLCQNVAHLRPRVCAGQWCDSSTLEVGPEPAVLDERADYFGNPATYFTVQEQHRELTVTAEHQIRISPGQPPVPAATEPWDVIRDRLPHDRLPDALDAYQFTFDSRYAPTRAAFAAFAAPSFPPGRPILEAALELTGRVFRDFVYDPRATTVATPIGEVFEKRRGVCQDFAHLEIACLRSLGLAARYVSGYLSTVPPPGRPRLVGADATHAWVSLYCGAAGWIDLDPTNNQIPSDRHVLLAWGRDYDDVSPVKGVILGGGAHDVTVSVDVRPVEEANGIA is encoded by the coding sequence GTGATCCGATACCACATAACTCACGAAACCCGGTACTCGTACAGCGACCCGGTCTCCCTGTGCCAGAACGTGGCCCACCTGCGGCCCCGCGTTTGCGCCGGGCAGTGGTGCGACTCGTCCACCCTGGAGGTCGGCCCCGAGCCGGCCGTGCTGGACGAGCGGGCCGATTACTTCGGCAACCCGGCCACGTACTTCACCGTTCAGGAGCAGCACCGCGAGCTGACGGTCACGGCCGAGCATCAAATTCGCATCAGCCCCGGGCAGCCGCCCGTCCCGGCCGCGACCGAGCCGTGGGACGTGATCCGCGACCGCCTGCCGCACGACCGCTTGCCGGACGCCCTGGACGCTTATCAGTTCACGTTCGACTCCCGGTACGCGCCGACCCGGGCCGCGTTCGCCGCGTTCGCCGCCCCGTCGTTCCCGCCGGGCCGCCCGATCCTGGAAGCCGCCCTGGAACTCACCGGGCGGGTCTTTCGCGACTTCGTCTACGACCCGCGGGCGACGACGGTGGCGACGCCGATCGGGGAAGTCTTTGAAAAGCGCCGCGGCGTCTGCCAGGACTTCGCCCACCTGGAAATCGCCTGCCTCCGGTCGCTCGGGCTCGCGGCCCGGTACGTGAGCGGCTACCTGTCCACGGTCCCGCCGCCCGGCCGCCCGCGGCTGGTCGGCGCGGACGCGACGCACGCCTGGGTCTCGCTGTACTGTGGGGCGGCCGGGTGGATTGACCTGGACCCAACGAACAACCAGATCCCGTCCGACCGCCACGTCCTGCTCGCCTGGGGCCGCGATTACGACGACGTCAGCCCGGTCAAGGGCGTCATCCTGGGCGGCGGCGCCCACGACGTCACGGTTTCCGTGGACGTCCGCCCGGTCGAAGAGGCGAACGGGATCGCGTGA
- a CDS encoding PDDEXK nuclease domain-containing protein produces the protein MADRKKPARKNTRPIANRNSVPLAGSNETLLRDLRHLIRQTREEIARTVNSALALLYWEIGHRIRTEILGNKRAEYGEEILSTLSAKLVPEFGEGFGPRNLARMVRFTEVFPDREVVSTLSRQLGWSHFVEIVPLRDQLQREFYAEMCRAERWSVRTLREKIQGMLFERTALSRKPDELAKQELRSLRDEDKLSSDLVFRDPYLLDFLGLKDTYSEADLEAAILREIEQFMLELGDGFCFVARQKRIIIDDETYHLDLLFYHRKLRRLVAVDLKLGKFQPGDKGQMELYLRWLEKYEIQPGEEPPLGLILCADKGDEQVELLRLDKSGIRVATYLTELPPRPLLQQRLHEAVRVAQSRLVGRRAGET, from the coding sequence ATGGCGGATCGCAAAAAACCAGCCCGGAAAAACACCCGACCAATCGCGAATCGCAATTCGGTGCCGCTCGCCGGATCGAATGAGACCTTGTTGCGAGATCTCCGGCACCTCATTCGACAAACTCGCGAAGAGATTGCCCGAACGGTCAACTCTGCTCTCGCTCTGCTTTATTGGGAGATCGGCCACCGTATCCGAACGGAAATACTTGGGAACAAGCGGGCAGAATACGGGGAGGAAATTTTGTCGACACTGTCGGCAAAATTGGTCCCGGAGTTCGGCGAAGGATTTGGCCCCCGGAATTTGGCCCGGATGGTCCGGTTTACCGAAGTGTTCCCGGACCGAGAAGTCGTCTCGACGCTGTCGAGACAGCTGGGTTGGAGTCACTTCGTTGAAATCGTCCCCCTTCGAGACCAACTCCAGCGTGAGTTCTATGCGGAAATGTGCCGCGCCGAGAGATGGAGTGTTCGGACGCTCCGCGAAAAGATACAAGGCATGCTGTTTGAAAGAACCGCCTTGTCGCGCAAGCCTGACGAACTGGCAAAGCAAGAACTGCGTAGCCTCCGCGACGAAGACAAGTTGTCGTCCGATCTGGTATTTCGCGATCCCTACTTGCTCGATTTTCTTGGTCTCAAGGACACGTACAGCGAAGCAGATCTGGAAGCCGCGATCCTTCGTGAAATCGAGCAGTTCATGCTCGAACTCGGGGACGGGTTTTGTTTCGTGGCCCGCCAGAAACGGATCATTATCGACGACGAGACCTATCACCTCGATCTACTGTTTTACCATCGAAAACTCCGGCGACTCGTCGCCGTGGATTTGAAACTCGGCAAGTTCCAGCCGGGCGATAAAGGCCAAATGGAACTGTACCTGCGATGGCTGGAAAAATACGAGATCCAACCCGGCGAAGAGCCACCACTCGGACTGATTCTGTGCGCGGACAAAGGCGACGAACAAGTCGAATTGTTGCGGCTCGACAAAAGCGGAATCCGGGTCGCCACCTACCTGACGGAGCTACCCCCTCGCCCTCTTCTTCAGCAACGACTCCACGAGGCCGTTCGGGTCGCTCAAAGTCGATTGGTCGGCCGCAGAGCAGGTGAAACGTAA
- a CDS encoding serine/threonine protein kinase, which translates to MENLLGNAIIAGGVSCQKDLPDPLSNEIALGYFLFKAVTLPYRSENPPVPSPKKKKNGHPGSSPKKAKAGKTTNQSEPSSHEKTKEPATNNHVSFSAEHTKPPRSTFFYPPEESAISSIVLASHDAEISYRSLRGLGKGGKSLAYLAVQHGGERNGSQVVIKIPNLDTKKFAEHEIRSRATALNASVNVEYEASRDLHGIHGIAPIIDYGVASWTVKEKYEYTLLLFFTVYPFVSGKNLDTWCLENHGTGGKFSGLKDPRDWFRLAAQLLTIMRNVHNQRVIHGDIWPPNIRVDGPGNITIIDFGECWKFDTTQDHDSDFLYAKRHPYLAPERLRTDGNHRQKWYTPADVYSIGGVLHYLATGQPPPSPVSDGKNKKNREIKKEIILALHRHNSKLYAASPGIPDIISICLHPEQADRVSHVSPILDTLTLFSPESHDLGEEPGNPLSVIEEEISSLGKIVADLKTSPVVGHPIFRRLILHRLQQLRDELSPLPTNLFILEGDRETHINGMLTCFDTLKADDRILAVTSSQFWKPGNFGPYGRLLTKLFMAADKGVSVSWIILANDNPSDIDREVLTYHDIAIKDYCKLRRIRNPNELIGKSKKFYIGYCSLPADEIVRIRKARNAFILLREAGLWLMVAPDYRIGDYKDKDKDMLLPFETTMTSIRIWAYARRTDTLIETHAKYLDLSQPITTWKQ; encoded by the coding sequence GTGGAAAACCTACTGGGAAATGCAATTATCGCTGGCGGCGTGAGCTGCCAGAAAGATTTGCCAGACCCTCTTTCAAACGAAATTGCTCTTGGTTATTTTTTGTTTAAAGCAGTAACTCTCCCATACCGCTCTGAGAATCCGCCCGTGCCGTCTCCAAAAAAGAAAAAAAACGGGCATCCAGGAAGTAGCCCCAAAAAAGCAAAGGCAGGAAAGACTACAAATCAAAGCGAACCAAGCAGTCACGAGAAAACCAAAGAGCCGGCAACAAATAATCACGTCTCTTTTTCTGCGGAACACACCAAGCCGCCGCGGTCGACGTTTTTTTATCCACCAGAAGAATCTGCGATTTCCTCAATTGTTTTGGCATCACATGACGCAGAGATTTCTTATAGATCGCTTCGCGGATTAGGTAAGGGCGGAAAAAGTTTGGCCTATTTAGCGGTACAGCACGGCGGCGAAAGGAACGGCTCGCAAGTCGTCATTAAGATTCCGAATTTGGACACCAAGAAATTTGCCGAACACGAAATTCGCTCGCGCGCAACCGCGTTGAACGCGTCCGTAAATGTGGAATACGAAGCATCTCGGGATTTGCACGGAATCCATGGCATCGCCCCTATTATAGATTACGGCGTGGCAAGCTGGACCGTGAAAGAAAAATACGAATACACGTTACTCTTATTTTTTACCGTCTATCCATTCGTGTCGGGAAAAAATCTGGACACTTGGTGTCTCGAAAATCACGGGACCGGCGGGAAATTTTCCGGCTTGAAAGACCCGAGAGATTGGTTCCGGCTCGCCGCCCAATTACTAACAATAATGAGAAATGTTCACAATCAAAGAGTTATTCATGGCGACATATGGCCGCCTAATATTCGAGTCGATGGCCCGGGCAATATAACTATTATCGATTTTGGAGAATGCTGGAAATTCGATACGACGCAAGATCATGATTCGGATTTTCTTTATGCAAAAAGACACCCGTATCTTGCTCCGGAAAGGTTGCGCACCGATGGCAATCATAGACAAAAATGGTACACGCCGGCAGACGTATACTCGATTGGAGGTGTGTTGCACTACTTGGCGACGGGCCAACCCCCGCCATCGCCGGTGTCTGACGGAAAGAACAAAAAAAACCGGGAAATAAAGAAAGAAATAATCCTCGCACTGCACAGGCACAATTCGAAACTGTACGCAGCCAGCCCGGGAATTCCTGATATCATATCAATCTGTTTACATCCGGAGCAGGCGGATCGGGTCTCGCATGTTTCTCCTATATTAGACACGCTGACACTTTTTTCGCCCGAATCTCACGATTTGGGCGAGGAACCTGGCAATCCGCTGTCCGTCATAGAAGAAGAGATATCCTCTCTCGGAAAGATTGTTGCAGATCTCAAAACAAGCCCCGTCGTCGGGCACCCGATCTTTAGACGGCTGATTCTTCACCGGTTGCAGCAGTTGCGCGACGAATTGTCGCCCCTGCCCACCAATCTATTCATCCTCGAAGGGGATCGCGAGACACACATAAATGGAATGTTGACCTGCTTCGATACCCTCAAAGCCGACGACCGGATACTGGCGGTGACGTCTTCGCAATTTTGGAAGCCAGGGAATTTCGGACCGTATGGCCGCCTTTTGACAAAACTCTTCATGGCCGCGGACAAAGGCGTTAGCGTAAGCTGGATAATATTAGCAAATGATAATCCAAGCGATATTGATCGAGAGGTGCTTACGTATCACGATATCGCGATAAAAGACTATTGTAAATTGCGGCGGATACGCAATCCGAACGAACTAATAGGAAAGAGCAAGAAATTTTACATCGGGTACTGCTCGCTACCTGCCGACGAGATCGTGCGCATCCGTAAAGCGAGAAACGCGTTTATTCTCCTCCGAGAAGCGGGACTGTGGCTTATGGTTGCGCCGGATTACCGAATTGGGGACTATAAGGATAAAGACAAGGACATGCTTTTGCCGTTTGAGACGACCATGACGTCCATCCGCATATGGGCATATGCGCGACGCACGGATACGCTTATCGAGACTCATGCCAAATATCTGGATTTGTCTCAGCCCATTACCACATGGAAGCAATGA
- a CDS encoding radical SAM/SPASM domain-containing protein, with protein MIFRLAKRMLTEIEPRLLWKFAFNFGFKGMVSVERFKSRLRRGVHFPPFLYISVINSCNLKCQGCWVDVQAPRKMIDKDTLNRVIRDAKKHGNSYFGILGGEPFLHPDLLDVLDAHPDCYFQIFTNGQLITDKVAKRLNRAGNATPLISIEGTELVSDSRRGRSNVLSRTLTGLENCRKHGIITGVATSVCQTNIKDLLSEAWLRRLIDLGAHYAWFHTYRPVGPDPSFELALTPEQILQVRRFVVTMRSKLPIAIVDPYWDHNGEALCPMATGISHHIGPSGGIEPCPIIQFAKESVYDDGGVYNLLTKSAFLKDFREVSAKATQGCVVLERPDLVKQLVLKHAAADTTSRQTALAELDRMTPRNSQHNPGNEVPEEHWAYRFAKKHWFFGFGAYT; from the coding sequence ATGATCTTCCGCCTCGCCAAGCGCATGCTGACCGAAATCGAGCCGCGGCTCCTTTGGAAGTTCGCGTTCAATTTCGGCTTCAAGGGCATGGTCTCGGTCGAGCGGTTCAAGTCGCGGCTCAGGCGCGGGGTTCACTTCCCACCGTTCCTGTACATCTCCGTCATCAACAGCTGCAACCTCAAGTGCCAGGGCTGTTGGGTGGACGTGCAGGCGCCGCGGAAGATGATCGACAAGGACACGCTCAACCGCGTCATCCGCGATGCCAAGAAACACGGCAACAGTTACTTCGGCATCCTCGGCGGCGAGCCGTTCCTGCACCCCGATCTGCTCGACGTTCTCGACGCCCACCCGGACTGCTACTTCCAGATCTTCACCAACGGCCAACTCATCACGGACAAGGTCGCCAAACGGCTAAACAGGGCTGGCAACGCCACGCCGCTCATCAGCATTGAGGGGACGGAACTCGTCAGCGACAGTCGGCGGGGGCGGTCGAACGTCCTGAGTCGGACGCTGACTGGCCTGGAGAACTGCCGGAAGCACGGCATCATCACCGGCGTCGCCACCAGCGTCTGCCAGACGAACATCAAGGATCTACTCTCCGAGGCGTGGCTGCGGCGGCTGATCGATCTGGGCGCGCACTACGCCTGGTTCCACACCTACCGGCCCGTCGGCCCCGACCCGTCGTTTGAACTTGCTTTGACGCCGGAACAGATCCTGCAAGTGCGGCGGTTCGTGGTGACGATGCGGTCGAAGCTGCCCATCGCCATCGTCGACCCGTATTGGGATCACAACGGCGAAGCGCTCTGCCCGATGGCGACCGGCATCAGCCACCACATCGGGCCTTCCGGCGGCATCGAGCCGTGCCCGATCATCCAGTTCGCCAAGGAATCGGTGTACGACGACGGCGGCGTGTATAACCTGCTCACGAAGTCGGCTTTCCTCAAAGACTTCCGCGAGGTGTCCGCCAAGGCGACCCAGGGGTGCGTGGTGCTGGAGCGGCCGGACCTCGTGAAGCAACTGGTGCTGAAACACGCGGCCGCGGACACGACCTCCCGACAGACCGCGCTAGCCGAACTCGACCGCATGACCCCGCGCAACAGCCAGCACAACCCGGGGAACGAAGTTCCCGAGGAACACTGGGCCTACCGGTTCGCCAAGAAGCACTGGTTCTTCGGGTTCGGGGCGTACACGTAA
- a CDS encoding ferredoxin family protein → MIPLPNATRPTTGSGAFRVVVFEGTGSRPLEPTTRRELVTALLQKGHAVTVVRSGSAASAITGGTLVVLGRFTDAQPERAEGNGGAVAIHFRDIESAPAARAAEMVDEIRNELQLPKPGGWKPWFPVIDYDRCTNCMQCLSFCLFDVYGVSADKKIQVQNQNKCKTDCPACSRVCPEVAILFPKYRHGPINGDVVSSDDVRREVMKVDISALLGGDIYQALRDRSAKSKSRFAKERDEDRALEERQKCLVKLGEKLDIPAEVFASLPSIDEIRAKADAAAARAAAALSGN, encoded by the coding sequence GTGATCCCGCTCCCGAACGCCACACGACCGACGACGGGCTCCGGGGCGTTCCGCGTCGTCGTTTTCGAAGGGACCGGGAGCCGCCCGCTCGAACCGACGACCCGCCGCGAACTCGTGACCGCCCTGCTCCAAAAGGGCCACGCCGTCACGGTCGTCCGCTCCGGCTCGGCGGCTTCCGCCATCACCGGCGGGACGCTCGTCGTACTCGGCCGCTTCACCGACGCCCAGCCCGAACGGGCCGAGGGCAACGGCGGCGCGGTGGCCATCCACTTCCGCGACATCGAATCCGCCCCGGCGGCGCGGGCGGCCGAGATGGTTGACGAGATCCGCAACGAGCTGCAACTGCCGAAGCCCGGCGGCTGGAAGCCGTGGTTCCCGGTGATCGACTACGATCGTTGCACGAATTGCATGCAGTGCCTGAGCTTCTGCCTGTTCGATGTCTACGGCGTCAGTGCGGACAAGAAGATCCAGGTCCAGAACCAGAACAAGTGCAAGACCGACTGCCCCGCCTGCTCCCGCGTCTGCCCCGAAGTGGCGATCCTCTTCCCCAAATACCGCCACGGCCCGATCAACGGCGATGTGGTCAGTTCGGACGATGTCCGCCGCGAGGTGATGAAGGTCGACATCTCCGCGCTACTCGGCGGGGACATCTACCAGGCCCTCCGTGACCGCAGCGCGAAATCGAAGTCGCGGTTCGCGAAGGAACGCGACGAGGATCGTGCGTTGGAAGAGCGCCAGAAGTGTCTGGTGAAGCTCGGCGAAAAGCTCGACATCCCGGCCGAAGTGTTCGCCTCCCTCCCCAGCATCGACGAAATTCGAGCGAAAGCCGACGCGGCGGCCGCGAGAGCCGCAGCGGCGCTGAGCGGGAATTGA
- a CDS encoding GTP-binding protein: MSKARYVMVGGFLGAGKTTTLLRLAERLKSQGLRVGLITNDQSVGLVDTALLGSHDLPVEEITGGCFCCRFNSLTDAAEKLAKDERPDVFLAEPVGSCTDLAATVSYPLRRLYGAAYSVAPYSVLVDPVRAERVLGLATGKSFSPKVLYIYAKQLEEADIIVVNKIDLLDNARFQKLMAALGEKYPKAKVVGISARDGTNFDVWAEMIASGETAGGPTMEVDYDVYAEGEALLGWTNATVTVSAATPADGNAYLTKLAADLHDGLTSLGPKSPT; this comes from the coding sequence ATGAGCAAGGCGCGGTACGTGATGGTCGGCGGGTTTCTGGGGGCCGGGAAGACGACGACGCTGCTCCGGTTGGCCGAACGACTCAAGAGCCAGGGGCTGCGTGTCGGCCTCATTACCAACGACCAGAGCGTCGGCCTGGTGGACACGGCGCTGCTCGGATCCCACGACCTGCCGGTGGAGGAGATCACCGGCGGGTGCTTCTGCTGCCGGTTCAACTCGCTGACGGACGCGGCCGAAAAGCTCGCGAAGGACGAGCGGCCGGACGTGTTTCTGGCCGAGCCGGTTGGTAGCTGCACCGACCTTGCCGCGACGGTGAGCTACCCGCTCCGCCGGTTGTACGGGGCCGCCTACTCGGTGGCGCCGTATAGCGTACTCGTGGACCCGGTCCGGGCGGAACGGGTTCTCGGCCTCGCGACCGGAAAGTCGTTCTCTCCCAAGGTGCTTTACATTTACGCGAAGCAACTGGAAGAAGCCGACATCATTGTTGTGAATAAGATCGACTTGCTGGACAACGCGCGGTTCCAAAAGCTGATGGCCGCCCTGGGCGAGAAATACCCGAAGGCCAAGGTTGTCGGTATCTCGGCCCGCGACGGGACGAATTTCGACGTCTGGGCGGAGATGATCGCGTCCGGCGAGACCGCGGGCGGCCCCACGATGGAAGTGGACTACGACGTGTACGCCGAGGGCGAGGCGCTGCTGGGCTGGACGAACGCCACCGTCACCGTGTCAGCCGCCACACCCGCGGACGGCAATGCCTACCTGACGAAGCTGGCCGCCGACCTCCACGACGGGTTGACGAGCCTGGGGCCGAAGTCGCCCACCTGA